The following nucleotide sequence is from Aedes aegypti strain LVP_AGWG chromosome 3, AaegL5.0 Primary Assembly, whole genome shotgun sequence.
TGGGGAGTGATCGGTCGAGAATGCTGGTGACGGTAGTGAGGGGGACGATTTCGACCTGCGCCGGGGTATCTGATGCGTTAGAACTGTTGGCAACTGGAATCTCATCTACCCCCGGCACCGGTTTCAGAATTGGTATACTTTCACCAGGGCTGTTCTTTTCGTCGCGGTTTTTCGTATCACATTGATCTATGTACAGTTCTGTCACTCGTAGCAACTCCACTGTCACGGTCCAAATGAAAACCTCCAGCGTGTCTCGCAACTTTGCTATGCCACTGAGCACCATGTGATTTGTCGCTGCAGATTGCGATACGTACGTCGGAATCAGGAGTAACTTTTTGATATTATTACATTTGTTTATGTGTTTGTCAAATCCGACCTTAACATCACAGTTGATCAGTTCTAGTTGATTCAGATCTGGAAGTGTTGCTATTCCTTCCAACACAGCAAACATGTTGAAGTTTTCCTGACCTTTCTCCAGTCGTAATCGTTGCAACTTGGTTAGATTCGGAAGGATTTCCGCTAGGTTCAGTCCAATTTCTGTGCACTCTCCCAATTCGAGCGATTCTAAATTTACTAAATTCTCAAAAGATTTGATCGAAGTAGAACCTAGTTTTTGAATCGACGTTAACGAAAGGTGCCGCAGATTGGTGAGAAAAGCTAGTTGTGAGAGATCGTTGTCCACAGAAACGGCTGCAGATGATTTGAGCCTCAGCTCTTGAAGGTGCTGTCCGTATTCAAAGTTGGAAAAATCCAGAGGATCATTTTTGATTGCAAGGGCGTTGATCACCTTCAGGTTTGGATTCGATTTTAGCAAATTACCGACGACTGTTGACGAGCATCGACAGAGATCGATTCGTTCTAAGTTTTCGACGTGCGATATGTTTTCCGCAAACCTGTGCCACATTTCGTCACTGTTGCCAGAGATCAACATCTTTCGCAAATCCAAATGTTTGGTACCATTTTTGCGGAGGGTGTTCGCCAATCCGCTCCAATCATTGACATGTGAATTCTTCATTCGAACAGTTCGCCACAATCGAGGGTGGTTCGCGACTTGATTCCACATTCGACACACGCAGCTGGcacgaagcaattcctggaatgaaaaagagaacataAATATAATGTATCTTTTACATATGTAATGGGTTTTTTCAAGGTCGTGAGGGCCTAAGATGGAATTCAGATCTTCGTCTCAGTAAACAATTGAAATGGTAGTTAAAGTAACAACAAACTACATAATGTAAATTTGTACAATTTAAGTCGTaagtttttgaatgtttttagcGGAATTTTGTGAATCCACTTTTAGCGATTTTCGTAGGTTCTGGGGTAATTTATGGTAATTTATAATTTATGTAATTTATTAAAACTTCTACtacaattcctgaaggaaatatgcatattctcatgggaattattttttctataattttccTTAGTAGGTATGGTAGAAATTAACACAATTTGTGACCAGCAACTCTTACATTACTGCAATTTCATTAAATAGCATACACCCgtttctgtttttgcacggatttttttttaccagactgcctatgtatcaggcgtaagaaaggcgtgcgcgtggaagtaggaagcgttagggaaacggtttcttgtccgtctctggttctagcgtttgctatgaacgaatagtttgagtgtgatatatttagaatgaaagatggaagcaagtgagagatatacaactacaaagtacgaggaaagggacgggcctgggattgaacccatgaccttctgcatatgaagcagaagcggtagccatcagaccaccaacgcCGTCATTTTTGCACGGTACACATCccaagtgcaaaaacagaatcaggTGTATAGACTTTCAAAATTGTATTGTAAACCCCTTTCAAAAGtaaagatatttttcaataaattacaatCATTCATAGATACCTATAGGGTAAAttgccaattgttgaacggttaagattagagatgtaccgaatagcaaacattcggccaaataattagcattagcatttcgcttggttggtaaatggctgggcatggcgtaccattggtacctcgcgtacctgaaggaataaaatagatcccTCTGTGCGTTGCTTAGTCTCTTGCCCAACAACtcttatccctacctcctcgggGTACTGGCctgggtacgagtaaccttagagaAGATCGGGTAGTCAAACATGGAGCGTCTGTACTAAAATGAGGCACCGGTAGTGGTTTCagaagtatagtaggggaatatctgacatgtttgccccccaaagtgattttatctcaaaatattcaataataacatgtttttcggcttattaggtaccgttttacatatctacattaatattttaccgttatttaaagctgatctagtgtaatattatacatatttgccgtaatataagggttctacttatattgtattgaatggagacaaaaataaccattttagttattcgaatgttttgaaccttgttataaagcatcaccttattacggtaaacttaaaattattttttaacgtCTGCTTTTTAAGTAATATCAATAGGAAGTAAGGAAAAtgtcattacaagtagaattacatgcgatgttcattcggtggccgtcttgccccatatgggtggcacacttgccccatagtgtcgaaaaataggttattttagatgatatttgagaagctccaaaactaacactttttgaaattattttcttttcaaatggcaCAGTAGtaatgaaaagatgtgaaaataacatcatgaggctaaattggtggatttcataagctttgggcaaagttagagaacaatttacttaaggtggcacacttgccccaaattccgctagtgttttgttttgattcgtggttaagtcactttgtctctccatacagcggagcggcgaaagtttTGTAAATctggaaattaaacgttctaaaagtgaaaaatagagttggttcagagcgaaacttgtagaatttcgtctgcgaaacacgtaggatcgataaagtaagtttgttcacttttttttACTTGAGTCTGTTTAAATAAGTTTTAGAGATTTCTTGAAGAGTGCTGGGAGGATTTCCAAACAATGTCAgagaaattttcggaaaaatttaGGAggcatttccataaaaaaagatttaaaaaaaaacgagagaCAAGAGGAAGTTTCTCTACAGGATTTTCgaaagtattccacagggatttctggaagaattccattgggatttacaaaagaatcccagaagaattttcggaagaatccaaagaattttcggaagaatccaaAGAATTTGCacgaaagaaatttgaaatggaAGAATAAATTTTTTATTATAGTCTTAGGCGTTTTTCCGAGAGCATTTTTCTTAATTCCTAAAGAATCTCAGAGGTACATTCGAAGAAGTTTCAATGAGAGTCACGGAAAAACTACTGAAGGATTATACCAGAAGGATTAAAGTAATAATTTTGGAtggaattccataagaaattccgAGTAATTTTGTAAGAATCCACAAACCTCGAAGAAacccagatttttaaataatggAATTTATCCAGTTGGAagcaatcataaaatcattttcggcagaattctaGGGAAATGTTAcggaagaatcctgaaaggatatccataataacccaagatggggTTTCTGGGATAATCCAATAGGAAATCCAATGGAATTTATTGGAAGAGTCACAGAGATTAATAATattgtttgcaataattttccaCGCAACGTGCGATAATAGTtgaacgacaatgatcatcagttgattttcgcctacagatttgtttttaatcacaatttgttatttctttccgtgcacgcgctcgggaaatgaatctggccatggtgcaacaaccgcggtACATTCGATGAATtctatgcgacaaaaattgtcggcgctatccgtcaaattcacTCACCAAAGCGATTTTGGTGAATTTAACATCACAGCTAATAAGAAAATGTTGTATCGAAGAATACTTAGTCTTATATCCAAACAATTAAGGACCATACCTGCACTTTGAGATACTGGAACGTTTGCTGGAGTACGTCGTACCCGACCGACacgtttgagaagaagtttgaCGCAAATAGCCTGTTCTGTTCAACTCCGGCAGCGAGCGATGACGCCCGTGCACTGCCGCTGTTGTTCTGACTGATGGCAGCCAAATCTGCGGCGATGAAACTTCGACTGGTGGTTTGACTGGCGGCAGTGGCCGCCTGTTTCGCTGGAACACTGCCAACTGACTTTCGACTTTCGTCCGTTCTGTAATATGATGAAAGAAGCAAGTAAAAGAAGTTTAGTAATTATTCGAACTAGCTTATCTTTCCGATTTTCATTAGTATACTATGGATAGTGGATGAAACAGAGGTGAAAAGGGGAAGTAATGGTTTTTGAACAATCATTTTGGGATCTGGTGACGGGACTGAACCCTGaaagcaaaagaaaaaaaaatcgcaaatcTGGCCAGGCGGTGTTTAAGGTTGTTGCTGTTGTCCAACGACGCAACGATGCAAACAGGGAGAAACTATAAAAATGGATAGATGTGCCAAACAAGTCCTGATGGTACTTACACAGCTGGAGGTGACTGCACTGGTGGTAGCGGTTGTTGTTGGGGCAGGgattgttgttgctgctgaaTTGGCGGTTGTTGTGCTGGTGGTGGTTTGGATTGCTTTTTAGCTTTCGGAGCGGCTGGTTTGCCTTTCGGAACGACAATGAATTGATGATTGCCCAC
It contains:
- the LOC110677749 gene encoding uncharacterized protein LOC110677749, giving the protein MALHEGLTMDNFTFIKDPVGGSPDEEIIRSAKSYGSTPRRSINSAPAPVLETSSDNNLGKRIPKPKMPKGASPPPTGSARSSLGQSRTPPTSRSNSQTSPKSGGAVGGHRGVAGNSVGQKLNENAFGAAKAGKFKSKVETCTIQCLPAMGMIPQLQCISCLCMYHPECVEATTAEILARRFTCKICMDEQSTAPDLAESVAPFEKPAMANVATPMQPLATQSLNNGNAAPAPAADKQKKPTPPQQPPKTGPGTPKSGGKEPPPQDVIVVGNHQFIVVPKGKPAAPKAKKQSKPPPAQQPPIQQQQQSLPQQQPLPPVQSPPAVTDESRKSVGSVPAKQAATAASQTTSRSFIAADLAAISQNNSGSARASSLAAGVEQNRLFASNFFSNVSVGYDVLQQTFQYLKVQELLRASCVCRMWNQVANHPRLWRTVRMKNSHVNDWSGLANTLRKNGTKHLDLRKMLISGNSDEMWHRFAENISHVENLERIDLCRCSSTVVGNLLKSNPNLKVINALAIKNDPLDFSNFEYGQHLQELRLKSSAAVSVDNDLSQLAFLTNLRHLSLTSIQKLGSTSIKSFENLVNLESLELGECTEIGLNLAEILPNLTKLQRLRLEKGQENFNMFAVLEGIATLPDLNQLELINCDVKVGFDKHINKCNNIKKLLLIPTYVSQSAATNHMVLSGIAKLRDTLEVFIWTVTVELLRVTELYIDQCDTKNRDEKNSPGESIPILKPVPGVDEIPVANSSNASDTPAQVEIVPLTTVTSILDRSLPKTKLKILKIPFASTWKQGMIELP